One region of Acinetobacter sp. WCHAc010034 genomic DNA includes:
- the repM gene encoding replication initiation protein RepM — translation MSDLIVKDNALMNASYNLDLVEQRLILLAILEARESGKGINANDPLTVHAESYINQFGVARQTAYQALKDACKDLFARQFSYQEKRERGRANITSRWVSQIAYIDETATVEVIFAPAVVPLITRLEEQFTQYDIEQISGLSSAYAVRLYELLICWRSTGKTPVIELAEFRKRLGVLNDEYTRSDNFKKWIIENPIKQINEHTDITASYEQHKKGRTITGFSFKFKQKKKTEPETPKNSDSSQRIEKPSQIPANIIKQPENANLSDLQHRASKITGLIMSNRLSDRFKQGDESIMQMMARIQSEITTDSIAEQWQSKLEEFGVVF, via the coding sequence ATGAGTGATTTAATAGTAAAAGATAACGCCTTAATGAACGCTAGTTATAACCTAGACTTAGTTGAGCAGCGTTTAATTCTCTTGGCTATCCTTGAGGCTAGAGAATCAGGCAAAGGAATCAATGCCAATGATCCTCTAACCGTTCATGCTGAAAGCTATATCAATCAATTTGGTGTGGCTAGACAGACTGCATATCAAGCATTAAAAGATGCTTGTAAGGACTTATTTGCACGCCAATTTAGTTACCAAGAAAAACGTGAGCGTGGGCGAGCTAATATTACAAGTCGTTGGGTATCGCAAATTGCTTACATTGATGAAACGGCAACAGTTGAGGTTATTTTTGCCCCTGCCGTTGTTCCACTGATTACACGATTAGAGGAACAATTCACCCAATACGATATTGAACAAATTAGCGGTTTATCGAGTGCCTATGCCGTCCGTCTATATGAATTATTGATTTGTTGGCGTAGTACAGGGAAAACGCCTGTTATTGAACTAGCAGAGTTTAGAAAGCGTTTAGGTGTTTTAAATGATGAATATACTAGATCGGATAATTTCAAAAAATGGATTATTGAAAACCCTATTAAACAAATAAACGAGCATACCGACATCACAGCAAGCTACGAACAGCACAAAAAAGGGCGGACAATCACAGGGTTTTCATTCAAGTTTAAACAGAAGAAAAAAACAGAACCTGAAACGCCAAAAAATAGCGATTCTAGCCAACGTATCGAAAAGCCTAGTCAAATCCCTGCCAACATCATAAAACAACCTGAAAACGCAAATTTGAGCGATTTACAGCATCGAGCAAGCAAGATTACAGGGTTAATCATGTCTAACCGTCTATCAGATCGGTTTAAACAAGGTGATGAATCAATCATGCAGATGATGGCACGTATTCAAAGTGAGATTACAACCGATTCAATAGCAGAGCAATGGCAATCAAAATTAGAAGAATTTGGTGTGGTTTTCTAG